In a single window of the Rhodamnia argentea isolate NSW1041297 chromosome 2, ASM2092103v1, whole genome shotgun sequence genome:
- the LOC115739601 gene encoding uncharacterized protein LOC115739601, with amino-acid sequence MRPVASSATTKAQAHPKASLLRHFLGAPLRALSRARDLYVRSLLSCASAVGSGHVACPGGQLEPLPRSFSVGSSRLDGDDDFRELVRAASAKGGLGYSAEDLDAALRQIRKNRPAVGQGARVLPKSCSVGMGRIEEERECDVGDEKERESVRRSRSYAVVDSRGAGF; translated from the coding sequence ATGAGACCCGtcgcctcctccgccaccaccaAAGCCCAAGCCCACCCGAAGGCCTCCCTACTCCGCCACTTCCTCGGGGCGCCGCTCCGGGCCCTGTCCCGCGCCCGCGACCTCTACGTCCGCAGCCTCCTCAGCTGCGCCTCCGCCGTCGGCAGTGGCCACGTAGCCTGCCCGGGCGGGCAGCTCGAACCCCTCCCCCGGAGCTTCAGCGTCGGCTCGTCCCGCCTCGACGGGGACGACGACTTCAGGGAGCTGGTCCGGGCCGCCTCCGCGAAGGGCGGCCTCGGGTACAGCGCGGAGGACCTCGACGCCGCCCTGCGTCAGATCAGGAAGAACCGGCCGGCGGTGGGGCAGGGCGCGAGGGTGCTGCCGAAGAGCTGCAGCGTCGGGATGGGGAGGATCGAGGAGGAGAGGGAGTGTGATGTCGGGGacgagaaggagagggagagcgtCAGGAGGAGCCGAAGCTACGCCGTTGTAGATAGTAGAGGTGCTGGGttttga
- the LOC115739615 gene encoding serine carboxypeptidase-like 2 isoform X2 yields MADSSGIASFVVAILLVQGYVQLSCCSSRVEFLPGFEGPLPFRLETGYVGVGESEAIQLFYYFVESERNPKEDALFLWLTGGPGCSAFSGLIYEIGPLNFKIKAYNRSLPELVLNPYSWTKASSIIFVDSPVGTGFSYAENPLAYETGDFRQVQHLHQFLRKWLISHPEFISNPLYIGGDSYSGLTVPVLVQEIMDGNDEGKNPAINIQGYVLGNPATDPGFDNNAPVPFAHGMGLISDELYESLKRTCRGNYQISEPSNAECANDLQAFYQCISGLQTAQILEPLCGYALPKPGEMLGDRRSLLENFLLVRELTAGLDSGCRADGYKLSYSWTDDDNVRETLHIRKGSIGDWQRCNYGLKYTKDISSTLQYHAKLSAKGLRSLIYSGDHDMIVPYMGTQAWIRSLNYSIVDDWRSWRVQGQVAGYTRTYSNGMTFATVKGGGHTAPEYKPEECFGMYERWISQEPL; encoded by the exons ATGGCCGACTCCAGTGGCATTGC CTCTTTTGTTGTGGCTATTCTTCTGGTGCAGGGGTACGTCCAGCTCTCGTGCTGCAGCTCAAGAGTGGAGTTCCTTCCTGGATTCGAAGGGCCTCTTCCATTTCGTCTCGAAACTGG GTATGTTGGTGTGGGTGAATCAGAGGCAATTCAACTCTTCTACTACTTTGTGGAGTCGGAGAGAAATCCTAAGGAAGATGCTCTCTTTCTTTGGCTAACCGGCGGTCCGGGTTGCTCCGCTTTCTCTGGTCTGATCTATGAAATCG GTCCGCTAAATTTCAAGATAAAGGCGTACAATAGGAGCTTGCCGGAGTTAGTTCTAAATCCTTATTCATGGACAAAG GCATCTAGCATTATATTTGTTGATTCGCCCGTCGGGACTGGATTCTCATATGCGGAGAACCCGCTTGCTTATGAGACAGGAGATTTCAGACAAGTGCAACATCTTCATCAGTTTCTAAGGAAG TGGTTGATCAGTCATCCTGAGTTCATCTCGAACCCGCTTTACATTGGCGGAGACTCCTATTCGGGACTCACCGTCCCTGTCCTTGTTCAAGAGATCATGGATG GAAACGATGAAGGCAAAAATCCGGCTATAAACATCCAG GGTTACGTGCTCGGAAATCCGGCGACAGATCCAGGTTTCGACAACAATGCTCCGGTACCGTTTGCTCATGGAATGGGACTCATCTCGGACGAGCTCTATGAG TCACTGAAGAGAACTTGTAGGGGGAATTATCAAATTTCCGAGCCCAGTAACGCGGAGTGTGCGAACGATCTTCAGGCTTTCTATCAG TGTATTTCGGGACTTCAAACCGCCCAAATCCTGGAACCTCTGTGTGGATATGCATTGCCGAAGCCTGGGGAGATGCTCGGAGACCGGAGATCTCTTCTTGAGAATTTCCTCCTTGTTCGTGAACTCACCGCTGGTCTGGATTCAGGCTGTCGG GCTGATGGTTACAAGCTGTCTTACAGTTGGACCGACGATGACAATGTCCGTGAGACTCTTCACATAAGAAAG GGAAGCATTGGGGACTGGCAGAGGTGCAACTATGGATTGAAATATACAAAAGACATTTCCAGCACTCTGCAATACCACGCAAAGCTCAGTGCAAAAGGCTTGCGTTCTTTAATTTACAG TGGAGATCATGACATGATTGTACCATATATGGGTACTCAAGCGTGGATAAGATCACTGAACTATTCGATCGTCGACGACTGGCGATCGTGGAGGGTCCAAGGTCAAGTTGCCGG TTACACGAGGACTTACTCGAATGGAATGACATTCGCAACTGTTAAG GGTGGAGGGCACACAGCTCCCGAGTACAAGCCTGAAGAATGTTTTGGTATGTATGAAAGGTGGATATCGCAGGAGCCACTGTAA
- the LOC115739615 gene encoding serine carboxypeptidase-like 2 isoform X1 translates to MADSSGIAVPRALVSLRLHSFVVAILLVQGYVQLSCCSSRVEFLPGFEGPLPFRLETGYVGVGESEAIQLFYYFVESERNPKEDALFLWLTGGPGCSAFSGLIYEIGPLNFKIKAYNRSLPELVLNPYSWTKASSIIFVDSPVGTGFSYAENPLAYETGDFRQVQHLHQFLRKWLISHPEFISNPLYIGGDSYSGLTVPVLVQEIMDGNDEGKNPAINIQGYVLGNPATDPGFDNNAPVPFAHGMGLISDELYESLKRTCRGNYQISEPSNAECANDLQAFYQCISGLQTAQILEPLCGYALPKPGEMLGDRRSLLENFLLVRELTAGLDSGCRADGYKLSYSWTDDDNVRETLHIRKGSIGDWQRCNYGLKYTKDISSTLQYHAKLSAKGLRSLIYSGDHDMIVPYMGTQAWIRSLNYSIVDDWRSWRVQGQVAGYTRTYSNGMTFATVKGGGHTAPEYKPEECFGMYERWISQEPL, encoded by the exons ATGGCCGACTCCAGTGGCATTGCCGTGCCGCGCGCCCTTGTCAGTCTTAGGCTTCACTCTTTTGTTGTGGCTATTCTTCTGGTGCAGGGGTACGTCCAGCTCTCGTGCTGCAGCTCAAGAGTGGAGTTCCTTCCTGGATTCGAAGGGCCTCTTCCATTTCGTCTCGAAACTGG GTATGTTGGTGTGGGTGAATCAGAGGCAATTCAACTCTTCTACTACTTTGTGGAGTCGGAGAGAAATCCTAAGGAAGATGCTCTCTTTCTTTGGCTAACCGGCGGTCCGGGTTGCTCCGCTTTCTCTGGTCTGATCTATGAAATCG GTCCGCTAAATTTCAAGATAAAGGCGTACAATAGGAGCTTGCCGGAGTTAGTTCTAAATCCTTATTCATGGACAAAG GCATCTAGCATTATATTTGTTGATTCGCCCGTCGGGACTGGATTCTCATATGCGGAGAACCCGCTTGCTTATGAGACAGGAGATTTCAGACAAGTGCAACATCTTCATCAGTTTCTAAGGAAG TGGTTGATCAGTCATCCTGAGTTCATCTCGAACCCGCTTTACATTGGCGGAGACTCCTATTCGGGACTCACCGTCCCTGTCCTTGTTCAAGAGATCATGGATG GAAACGATGAAGGCAAAAATCCGGCTATAAACATCCAG GGTTACGTGCTCGGAAATCCGGCGACAGATCCAGGTTTCGACAACAATGCTCCGGTACCGTTTGCTCATGGAATGGGACTCATCTCGGACGAGCTCTATGAG TCACTGAAGAGAACTTGTAGGGGGAATTATCAAATTTCCGAGCCCAGTAACGCGGAGTGTGCGAACGATCTTCAGGCTTTCTATCAG TGTATTTCGGGACTTCAAACCGCCCAAATCCTGGAACCTCTGTGTGGATATGCATTGCCGAAGCCTGGGGAGATGCTCGGAGACCGGAGATCTCTTCTTGAGAATTTCCTCCTTGTTCGTGAACTCACCGCTGGTCTGGATTCAGGCTGTCGG GCTGATGGTTACAAGCTGTCTTACAGTTGGACCGACGATGACAATGTCCGTGAGACTCTTCACATAAGAAAG GGAAGCATTGGGGACTGGCAGAGGTGCAACTATGGATTGAAATATACAAAAGACATTTCCAGCACTCTGCAATACCACGCAAAGCTCAGTGCAAAAGGCTTGCGTTCTTTAATTTACAG TGGAGATCATGACATGATTGTACCATATATGGGTACTCAAGCGTGGATAAGATCACTGAACTATTCGATCGTCGACGACTGGCGATCGTGGAGGGTCCAAGGTCAAGTTGCCGG TTACACGAGGACTTACTCGAATGGAATGACATTCGCAACTGTTAAG GGTGGAGGGCACACAGCTCCCGAGTACAAGCCTGAAGAATGTTTTGGTATGTATGAAAGGTGGATATCGCAGGAGCCACTGTAA